One window from the genome of Maylandia zebra isolate NMK-2024a linkage group LG18, Mzebra_GT3a, whole genome shotgun sequence encodes:
- the LOC106674854 gene encoding ciliogenesis-associated TTC17-interacting protein-like, translating to MEATLGEQTAVGFSAGTEGPEQRQELEASDEAVTFMSGIEPAELQKCVFADLLVTVSEGGRELGEFSVTVEFARREQPCMMLHAQSHGAIDDCPCGTAVTAYLTTDLDVLEEDHHEYVKLEGHSVDKRCHMVQCDGQMVIHKVVGEREEVTEESMSYPMSVLRGLVTEGSSLLLMRLIALRRKMPENMTFVSLDPGLHIINTSFRELGQRQLEVGGELLDVFGVERIIQSMEGSPSTWQCYFLDDGHLVTRVQVGSPVTMRLLELPSKAEKVDFKKIPLVWEEDMQMRSKFLDRKEELKADHSSYLRQHPEIRALISDFLQLLLLRKPDDVFLFAREYFTPFASNHPADADQEAQSL from the exons ATGGAAGCCACGCTGGGTGAACAGACTGCTGTGGGTTTTTCAGCGGGGACTGAAGGACCTGAACAGCGACAGGAGCTGGAAGCCTCTGACGAAGCTGTCACGTTCATGTCCGGCATCG AGCCTGCCGAGCtgcagaagtgtgtgtttgcagacttGCTGGTGACTGTATCAGAGGGGGGGAGAGAGCTGGGGGAGTTCAGTGTGACGGTGGAGTTTGCCCGGAGAGAGCAGCCATGCATGATGCTTCATGCTCAGAGCCACGGAGCCATTGATGACTGCCCCTGTGGGACAGCAGTGACAG CCTACCTAACGACTGACCTGGACGTGCTGGAGGAAGATCACCATGAATATGTCAAG CTCGAGGGCCATAGTGTGGACAAGAGGTGTCACATGGTGCAGTGTGATGGGCAGATGGTGATCCATAAG gtggttggggagagggag gagGTGACAGAAGAGAGCATGTCCTATCCCATGTCTGTCCTGAGAGGGCTGGTAACTGAGGGCTCCAGCTTGCTGCTGATGCGCCTGATCGCTCTGAGGAggaagatgccagaaaacatGACGTTTGTCTCCTTAGACCCAGGATTACACATAATTAACACCTCTTTT AGAGAGCTGGGTCAGAGGCAGCTAGAGGTCGGGGGTGAGCTCCTGGATGTATTTGGGGTAGAGAGGATTATTCAGTCCATGGAGGGCAGCCCCAGTACCTGGCAGTGCTACTTCCTGGATGATGG GCATCTGGTGACCAGAGTTCAGGTGGGGTCACCAGTCACCATGAGACTTCTAGAGTTGCCATCAAAGGCAGAAAAAG TAGATTTCAAGAAGATCCCCCTTGTGTGGGAGGAAGACATGCAGATGCGTTCTAAGTTTCTGGACAGAAAG GAAGAGCTTAAGGCCGACCACTCCTCATACTTGAGACAGCATCCAGAGATTCGAGCACTAATATCTGACTTCCTGCAGTTGCTGTTGTTGAGGAAACCAGACGACGTCTTTCTGTTTGCCAGAGAGTACTTCACCCCTTTTGCCTCCAATCATCCTGCAGACGCAGACCAGGAAGCCCAGTCCCTCTAG
- the LOC143413689 gene encoding E3 SUMO-protein ligase ZBED1-like: protein MIAAARIMPFNHMPCTAHILQRCITVSLADSGFVTALAKCRKIVGHFKHSPANTAELNAEQVSLGRKQEPLAQDVPTRWNSTLEMVKRFIRNQTAVTATLDKQKHKLVLLTPPEWDKLQRLETLLEPCRYVTELLGGEAYVSCSVVLPAFCHLRRVMEVTDEDPAYVVRFKEKFKEDLASRQEHTNYAWLQIATALDPRFKDLRSVPKTDREAVWTTLAGMLHEDSPRRSHTAEEGPAKKRLSLLQMDSDSESEEEVQQDRAIQCYRAEPCTALEDCPLQWWAAYAGAHSQLARLARRYLATPASTVPCERLFSVAGHIVNKKRSALHSENVDKLVCLSNWLKDE, encoded by the exons ATGATCGCCGCGGCTCGCATCATGCCATTCAATCACATGCCGTGTACCGCGCACATTCTACAGAGATGCATCACAGTGAGTCTCGCAGACAGTGGCTTTGTCACTGCGCTGGCCAAATGCCGCAAAATTGTTGGCCATTTTAAGCACagcccagcaaacacagcagagctgaacGCAGAGCAGGTGTCACTGGGGCGCAAGCAGGAGCCGTTGGCCCAGGACGTGCCTACACGCTGGAACTCCACGCTGGAGATGGTGAAGCGCTTTATCCGCAACCAAACTGCAGTAACCGCGACTctggataaacaaaagcataaacttgtcctcctgacgcctccagagtgggacaaactccagagactggagacacttctagagccctgcag atatgtgactgaactgctgggaggagaggcctacgtctcctgctctgtagttctaccagccttctgccacctgcgccgtgtcatggaagtaactgatgaggaccctgcatatgtggtgaggtttaaagagaagtttaaggaagaccttgcttcccgccaggaacataccaactatgcatggctccagatcgcaactgcactggacccacgttttaaagacctacgcagtgtgcccaagactgacagagaagcagtgtggaccacactggcaggcatgctgcatgaagactctcctagaagatcacacactgcagaagaaGGTCCAGCCAAGAAGAGGCTGAGCCTGCTGCAGATGGACTCTGACTCTGAGTCAGAGGAGGAGGTACAGCAGGACAGAGCCATACAGTGCTACAGAGCAGAGCCCTGCACTGCCTTAGAGGACTGTCCCTTACAGTGGTGGGCAGCTTATGCAGGAGCCCACAGCCAGCTGGCCCGCCTTGCTCGCAGATACCTGGCCACTCCTGCCTCCACAGTGCCCTGTGAGAGGCTGTTCTCTGTAGCAGGGCACATTGTGAACAAGAAGAGGTCTGCTCTGCACTCAGAGAACGTGGACAAGTTGGTTTGTCTCAGCAACTGGCTGAAGGATGAGTAG